The proteins below are encoded in one region of Lactuca sativa cultivar Salinas chromosome 3, Lsat_Salinas_v11, whole genome shotgun sequence:
- the LOC111904589 gene encoding clavaminate synthase-like protein At3g21360, with protein sequence MEYNCKEFKVGKCEGEKLVDGETLPLVLTPPEPSKNGIESLLVALKNNKEWFEEMLVKNSAVLFRGFDVKSAVDFNDIVETCDWEDIRYMGPAPRTHIHKRIWTANEGPLSEFIYYHHEMVLIKEFPKSVILFCEVPPPEGGETPFVPSFKVTERMLEEFPEFVEEVEAKGLKYTFTALSNDNTTSMRGRGWQDALGTPDKEEAERRARALGMDVEWLENGGVKTILGPRALTKVFEGRKGRRMWFNTMVGMHGKELSSAMMADGTEIPENIVKRCEEIIEDESIQFKWEKGDVLFLDNYATLHGRRPSLAPRRVLVATCK encoded by the exons ATGGAATATAATTGCAAAGAATTTAAGGTAGGGAAATGTGAAGGTGAAAAGCTAGTAGATGGAGAAACCTTGCCATTAGTGCTCACACCTCCAGAACCAAGTAAAAACGGGATAGAGTCGTTATTGGTAGCTCTAAAGAACAACAAAGAGTGGTTCGAAGAGATGCTTGTGAAAAATAGTGCTGTTCTTTTTCGAGGATTTGATGTGAAGAGTGCAGTTGATTTCAATGACATTGTGGAAACTTGTGATTGGGAAGATATCCGTTATATGGGACCTGCCCCACGAACACATATCCACAAGAGAATTTGGACTGCCAATGAAGGCCCACTCTCTGAATTCATTTACTACCATCATGAAATGGTTTTG ATAAAAGAATTCCCGAAATCGGTGATACTTTTCTGTGAGGTTCCACCACCAGAGGGTGGAGAGACGCCATTTGTTCCAAGCTTCAAAGTCACTGAACGAATGTTGGAGGAGTTCCCAGAATTTGTGGAGGAAGTTGAGGCGAAGGGATTGAAATACACATTCACAGCTCTCAGCAATGACAATACCACCTCCATGAGAGGTCGAGGCTGGCAGGATGCTTTAGGAACACCAGACAAAGAAGAAGCTGAAAGAAG GGCAAGGGCTCTAGGGATGGATGTTGAATGGCTGGAAAACGGTGGTGTGAAAACGATTTTAGGTCCAAGAGCATTGACCAAAGTTTTTGAGGGAAGGAAAGGGAGGCGAATGTGGTTCAATACAATGGTGGGGATGCATGGGAAGGAGCTTAGCTCAGCGATGATGGCTGATGGGACTGAGATACCAGAGAACATAGTGAAGAGATGTGAAGAGATAATTGAGGATGAAAGCATTCAATTCAAGTGGGAGAAGGGAGATGTGTTATTTCTTGACAATTATGCTACGCTGCATGGAAGAAGGCCATCTCTTGCTCCAAGAAGAGTCTTGGTTGCTACATGCAAATAG